One window of the Eschrichtius robustus isolate mEscRob2 chromosome 13, mEscRob2.pri, whole genome shotgun sequence genome contains the following:
- the TWF1 gene encoding twinfilin-1: protein MSHQTGIQASEDVKDIFARARNGKYRLLKISIENEKLVIGACRQPLDSWDKDYDSFVLPLLEDKQPCYVLFRLDSQNAQGYEWIFIAWSPDHSHVRQKMLYAATRATLKKEFGGGHIKDEMFGTVKEDVSLHGYKKYLLSQSSPAPLTAAEEELRQIKINEVQTDVSVDTKHQTLQGVAFPISREAFQALEKLNNRQLNYVQLEIDIKNEIIILANTINTELKDLPKRIPRDSARYHFFLYKHSHEGDYLESIVFIYSMPGYTCSIRERMLYSSCKSPLLEIVERQLQMDVIRKIEIDNGDELTADFLYEEVHPKQHAHKQSFAKPKGPSGKRGIRRLIRGPAETEATTD, encoded by the exons CAAGTGAGGATGTTAAAGATATTTTTGCCAGAgcaagaaatggaaaatacagaCTTCTGAAGATATCGATTGAAAATG AGAAACTTGTGATTGGAGCGTGTAGGCAGCCTTTAGATTCCTGGGATAAGGATTATGATTCCTTTGTTTTACCCCTGTTGGAGGACAAACAACCGTGCTACGTATTATTCAGGTTAGATTCTCAGAATGCCCAGGGATATGAATGGATATTCATTGCGTGGTCTCCAGACCATTCTCAT GTTCGTCAAAAAATGTTGTATGCAGCAACAAGAGCAACTCTGAAAAAGGAGTTTGGAGGTGGCCACATTAAAGATGAAATGTTTGGAACAGTAAAG GAAGATGTGTCATTACAtggatataaaaaatatttgctgtCACAGTCTTCTCCTGCCCCACTGACTGCAGCTGAAGAAGAATTACGACAGATTAAAATTAATGAG GTACAGACTGACGTGAGTGTGGACACTAAGCATCAAACACTACAAGGAGTAGCATTTCCTATTTCTCGAGAAGCTTTTCAGGCTTTGGAAAAATTGAATAACAGACAGCTCAACTATGTGCAGTTG gaaatagatataaaaaatgaaattataattttggccaacacaataaaTACAGAACTAAAAGATTTGCCAAAGAGGATTCCCAGAGATTCAGCACGTTATCATTTCTTTCTGTATAAACATTCCCATGAAGGAGACTATTTGGAGTCTATAG tttttatttattcaatgccTGGATACACATGCAGTATAAGAGAACGGATGCTGTATTCTAGCTGCAAGAGCCCTCTGCTAGAGATTGTAGAAAGACAACTACAAATGGATGTCATTAGAAAG ATCGAGATAGACAATGGGGATGAGTTGACTGCAGACTTCCTTTATGAAGAAGTACACCCCAAGCAGCATGCACATAAACAAAGTTTTGCAAAACCAAAAGGTCCTTCAGGAAAAAGAGGAATTCGAAGACTAATTAGGGGTCCAGCTGAAACTGAAGCCACTACTGATTAA